The DNA region TCtagaatatttataaagttcACGTATTAAACTactttattaagtaaatttgtAAACGACAAAtttgaaatgcaaaaaaattaacagaattTTACTGTCATATGTTTTTACAGTTTGTGAATTTATCATTGAAAAGTTGactgacataaaaaaattaaacagattaaaACTTGCAAACTGTTCATCAGCCCTTGATTTTGGCAATGGTtcataaacaatataaaaccatttaacataataaataatgttaaattacttttttatgcaaatagtattaatatataagtattttacataaccaatattttttgaaaacaacaaTTCAGAGGGGAGGGAGACCTCCGATCTctcttaaatattatattttactgcaataatctactTAAATAAGGGTAGAAAAATACACACACAGAAATGCtcttaaaagataaataaatggTTTGGAAAATATTGGAATTAAACACATCTGAATTCATGTTGGAGATACCGCTGAAcattaatttatcaaaacacaaaaatttatcGTAACATACCAGGGGACTAATAATGAATAttcgaaataaaataaattaaagaaaagttaaaggaaaataaaaaagccTTGTTAATAGAGTGTATGGATTCCAGAATTTGATCCCGATATTCGTTAATCGTTAAAAATACCTCAATAATCCACAGTCTAATAACCTacttaatatcaataataatttaatatgatgAATGTGTTCAAAGAAAGAATATTCAACAAACGAACATAATAtatctagaaaaataattttcttcgtCTGAAAATAAAACAGCCTTTTTAGACcattataaaattaaacctaTTTTCTCTTATTATCCTATCCCCTAGACCATTTTCATGTCTGTAGATTTTAACAGCAATAAACTTacctttgaaaaaataattgatattttattaatataaatgttcgattatttatataatttgcatatttttctttacttctttttaataatgaaaatagtattaaaactgtaaatttaaagaggtcgtccatattctcaaagagacctttTGATCTATATAAATAGATCAAAAGACAACACAAAGTCTTGGTctcgaaaattttattttataagtcaAAGTGgtaacacgtgtttcgctcctaagagaATCATCCAAAATATGTGGGTCAATTATACACACACACTCAGTCACACACACACAGTCGGTCgtgttttaacctttttaaggtctgatgatgctcttaggagcgaaacacgtgtcaccactttgacttataaaataaaattttcgagaccgagactttgtgttgttgtcttttgatttattaaaactgtagggatgaaaaattattttaaaattaaacgtatAATGCATTTaactaaacttaatttttagatgattttaaAGTGTTTAACATTTCCCTCAACGGTGATCGTACGATCACACTTCACTGGATCGTTGACTATTCCAAAAATAACCTGGCAATCGAAATTCATTTGCCTTCCCAGTTCACTTGGTTTGCTTTCGGATTTTCCAACAGGGGAGAACCCTTTCCGGCTGACTACTGCTTATTGTGGAAAAACTTGAATGAAGAGTTAAATTTAGTTGTAagctatacaattttttatgagTTAAAAGACTATTTACACTTACTAATTCATCTTGTAGGATGTTTGGGCAAATGAGAAAGGTGTTATAGAATTAGACAGACATCAGGATTGTATCCACTTTAGACACAAAGAAACTACTAGCGGAATAACCAAGTTCACTTTCATAAGAAAGTTTGATACTTGTGATAACAGAGATTATATTATTCAAGTAAGCTTTTGtcagcttttttattattaacatcaTTAAAGTGATATTTTAGGATGGCACAACCCACATAGTCTGGTCAAAGGGCGCGGAAAAATTTGTTACACCAAAAGGGCTGAATATCAGCACGTTACACAAAGACTCTGGAATGAGTAGAGTTacccttttaaaaaatgtacatgaCAATGGAGAGTTGCCTCcttttgttcaaattttagATCTGTTAACTAATGAGGTGCAAGTTCCGGCAGTAGAAACAACTTACTGGTGTAAAGTGTTTAAGCTGCCCCATGAGTTTAAGAAAAAGCATCATATTTATCAGGTGGGTAAAATTCAGGGTTTTGAAAACTTTTAGGGACATTCACTGAAATACTCACCTGATTTGAAGAGAAggtttataaaaagtaattttggtctataataatattgtcaacggtaaaaattaaagttattgcCAATATCTTATACTTCTCTACTCACTTTTCATAAGGGCTACATTCTCCTTTCAGGATACTTTTAGAAAAGCTCCATTTCTTTCTTCATTTTACTTATCGGTATAAGCTTGACTTGTCAGTCAGTCTGATGGAGAAATAAATGGATTAAGACCACGCATCTTATGTTACCAATAATTATCTATGACCAAAGCATTGACTGTAGATTGTTATATGTTATACGTGCTCACCAACAtcaatatatactaaaaaaaatctttgtcaaacaatatttaattaaaaaacagtaaaacGACACACGTTTACCACGTTTTTATTGCACATggatctaaaaataaatactttctaaatttaatgaataatgcGACCCTTTGTTCAAGTTGaaattattatgattaatattttttctacaacttgtttatttttatcaaagtaTGAAGCCAATATTCAAGATACAAGTGAAGGTCTAGTTCACCACATGGAACTTTTCCATTGTGAAGCAAACGCCAACGATGTAATTCCATTGTACAGTGGTCCCTGCGATGCCAAAGATAGACCACCGAAAACACAAATATGCAAAAGGGTTTTGGCTGCCTGGGCTATGGGAGCATTACCTTTTACCTATCCAGAGGTAAATCTAGCTATTagatcattaattttaattaattcattgtttttgtatgttAGGAAGCCGCTTTGCCTTTAGGTGGAAAAGATTTCAACCAATATGTAATGCTGGAAGTTCACTATAATAATCCAGGTTTAATATCAGGTAAAGGCATGATTGAAGCAAATTATtaggttaaaaatattttcttaattggcGTAGGTGTTATAGACAGTTCAGGCATACGTTTCTACGTCTCCGATAAACTTAGAAAAATGGATGCAGGTATTATAGAATTGGGTTTGGAGTATACTGACAAAATGGCAATACCTCCTGGACAGAACACGTTCTCTCTTACTGGATATTGTATTAGCTCTTGTACATCTAttgtaattgttttatttcttttaagtgtAAATATCTAAAGGCTTCTTTCAGGGTCTACCTGCTGAAGGTATAACAGTATTTGGTTCACAATTGCATACCCACCTGACAGGAGTCAGAGTTTACACCAGACATTTCGACGCATATGGCAGAGAGCTGCCAGAACTCGATAGAGATAACCATTTTAGTACGCATTTTCAGGAAATTAGGAGGCTAAAAAGACCTGTAAAAGTACTACCAGTAAGAAGATTTCTCTATCGAAAATACACAATTCTTCTGGTCAATTTGCCaactagtttttattttttagggacATGTCTTAATGACTCATTGTGACTATGACACTTTAGATAGGAAAAATGTTACTCTAGGTGGATTTTCCATAAGCGACGAGATGTGTGTAAACTATATTCATTACTACCCCCGTGCACCTTTGGAAGTTTGCAAGAGCTCTATATCTGATCAAGCATTAAATACCTTTTTCACATATATGAACGAGTAAGtttcatcttttttaaattcaagctGAGCATTAGTTTTTACTCAGGCTTTTCTAGTAaggtttttaattgatttaataacCTTATTTATTATTGCATGATGACAGAGTATAGTGTCCTTCAACAATATGGTTAAAATATAAACAGCGAGATTAAGGATAACAAATCAGACCTCCAGTTTTTAGTAACGTCGATACATCCACTTTATTTTTCGTCGTAATGTTCCTAGTCTATATTATCTGTATAGGTATAATGGAGTCTGgtatttataagttttactCTAATATAaaacctgtaatttttttacattcggtgagttaattattaaaattctaaatgttaataattgtggtcatgtgttttttatttatgctgATTTTATcattatctattttaattaaattcaactAATATATGATTGAAAATTACCCTGAGCCTCccatttattagttattatgtatttgttctcttttttttatataaataatgtacatataatataaataaagtacGAAATGTCttgatgattttaattttttgttgtctTTACTCCATatctgtaaaataatttattgttaatgaaaccaacaaagtaaaaaaatgttttctcttTTAGCCTTGATAAAGACGAAAAATACGTCGAAACGTCGGCCAACTAAAGGTTTGATTTTTTGTCCTTAATCCCGCTATTtagtttaactttatttattattagtttaactttatttattaagctttaATCCTATGCcataatagataataaaattttttcgatgttattttttgtaatttcctATTCTTCAAGTTTTACTTTATACTTTTGATTTGTTGGTTCTCTGCTTATTGTAGATTTCCTGTTCTTTCTTATATTGACTAAAAGTAGCGTCCTTAGTAAGTAGCGTAGATGGAGTTCGCAGGTTTAGGACCAAGAaatcaatcatttttttttaagcatgtaactgaatattaattttaaaacatcaaaattatagtcataaattgtttttttttatattaaaaaaatttcttttttacttaatttatagGCAAAATAATTACTAGAGGTTTGTTCTGTTTCGTTGCTACTACAGCGatgaaaaagacgtaaataaacgcCGAAACGTCGGCACCTTtttaaaaagggaaattttGGATTTCTTAGTCCTAAACCTGCGAACTCTGTTTACGCTACGTTCTTTCTTATCTTACTTTTGCTTCGATtggttttcttttttctattttaagcataattttcataatttctaatattaatttagcTTCGTATTTTATTCTAGCTACAacagatatatttttatatttcatatgTTTAGTTCACGTTTCCTATACGTAGCCAGAAATACTACTAAATCTTTTTATCTACATTCACGAAACAATCCAGTGCGTCGTGACTTATTAAGTGATATATTGAAATTAACCTTTTTTCGGTAAAAATACTGTTGgaaattattgcattttaatattaatttatacattaaaataattagtctGTTAATATCTTAGATGGGAAGATCAACAAACCTCGATGTTCAAACCCATATCAGAAAATTATAATTCGATACATTGGAATAAAATGAGAATTCAGCTCCTAAACGAGGTTTATCACGAGGCACCTTTGAGTATGCAGTGTAATATGTCTAATGGAGACAGATTTCcgggtaaaaaaaaataacaccttattatttctttaatttttaggttaaaattttaggttattGGGAAAATGCTCCTTTGCCCGTAGCACTGGTTCCTCTGCCACCTCCATCAAGGAACTGTAAATTAGATGAAAGGAAATAattgatataaaataatattgttttagtggtaaatttgcaataaattgCTATATTAAAAgcagtgaaaataaaaatgaactaTTTATTTTCGGAGCTTGttttctgtttccaaaataCCATGATGCCATAAAAAGCCAAATTTTTAGcctaattttattgcaatatttcTTTCATACAACTTTCACATTGttaattttatcttatttgtaGCTGTCCTTAAGTTTCTACTTTCTGTACTAGCTTCATATTTACTAGCTGTGCTTACCTTGTGCAacctttttaaaactataaattagcATAGAAATGgcttaaaatttgatttattctGATTAATTCTTTCAAccattctataattttttagttttttatatttgtattattttttagtacagATGATAACGCgctaatattgaaaaaattatacagcATAGAGGGGATCTCACTTCAATGATCCTCTGATGTAATTAACtgggtattttttaattactaattaaattttaatgcttataTAAATAGTATAGTAGTTCTATATAATACTCTAAAGCTTTGGAGTTTATGTTGAGAAATTGCAGACAGATGTGTATTGACAGCTATACAAGGTGAAGTATGGATCAACGTTTTAGTCTCTTTTTCACTTAAGTACTAGCCTAGGCCTAGAAAAAGTTACGAAACCACCGCGctataacgggattcgagcagGACTAAGgtaatgagagcactttgaaaatttggaaaaactcaTTTTTAGATCTCGTTTTTGAGCCAAAAAATGGGatctaaaaatgcgatatctctactaatatgagagctacgatcTTGTAGGTGGTATCGTTGGATTttgaagaacgaaactaaagcCTAATTTACACGAGCAAGTAAAACTATCGCAAGTTTATATCTTAAAGCAGTTCCAAATAATTTGCATAATGTAAACAATGTCCGAGAGTTCTCTCCCAGCAAGTATGCTTCCGGTCAGGTAGTTGCGTCATAAATTATTGCAGGTCTAAACAAATCAGGACAGTTCTTTAGCAAATCcgctattattaaaaacttctccATCAGATACTCTGCCATTCGCTCCAATATCGGCATATGTAATTCTATAATTAGCATCGGCAAGTGCCATGAGAACAATACTATTTGTCtctttataattatagtaataacTTCCACTGCCAGGAGGTGCTTGTATAACAATTTGCTTTCCGTCTAATGCTCCCAAAGAATGAGGAAAGTTCCATGTTTCTTCAAACTGTTTTGCAATCTTTTTCCATTCTTTTTCTGTAGTAGGTGCCTAAAAGTTAAGCTTTTGTTACATTTTGTAGGATGTATCAGAAAAGGCAGCTGAAACGTATTTGCAAGAGTCAAGTCAGGAAACTGAGGTAACGTCCAAGACTGCTATTACTAACAAATGCATAAAAAAGAAACGTAGTGCTATTGACAATGATGCTATGGAAAAAGCCATCATCGAAATTAATAAGCCATCCGATGAATATGATTGGAGAATTCGTTGCTtctgaaataagaaatttaaaattttaccagaataaaaggaaattaaaacgAATAATTCAGAAAGCTATTTTAGACATGTCCGAAATGGACGATAATGAAAGAAGTTTATCAGCTACCTCAACACACTCACATACATCAGTCAGTTCCAATAATATTGAAGATCATTTTTATTCTGTTTCATCACCACCACATTTAACCCAATTGACTCAGTAACATTCACAAACATCTTCCACTGTTCAGTATCAAGAATTacgttaattaattttcattttttagtgCCTCGTTCAGAGGCTGACAGCATTCCGGAATTATCGCTGAGATCGTACATACAGGGATACGAAACAGATACATAAGGGAATGGTATGAAtcacctgaaataaaaaaaattttaagttttgttctggttttgtataaaaaaattaaatattttagttgtttggatttgaaactttttaaaacttacctGTGGCGAAAAATCTCAACGTTAGCACTAACCGTTCTGTTGGTTTGATGGATTCACGCATATTTGTATCCAAGTTTGATATTTTGTCGGCAATTAAACGcagtaaaaagttaaaatcgGTTTCTGACATACGcacgaaatttttaaatttgtttggaTCTTCACTTCTTAACTCGTCTAACAACATCGCATAAGCGCCAACAGTAGGCCTTCTTGCTATCCATTCTTTCACCCAAATTCTTTCCTTAGTCTTTTTTcgttgtttttggaaaattgtaCTAAGGACAACAACGGCAGCTGCAGCTCTCTTTCTGCGGCTAGACATTTTTTCGTCTAGCAAACACTATACTATCTATATACAAAACCAATCACTCTATCCCATGTATACACTCAAAATCACTTGCCGCAAGTATTGTCTAGCTAGAGCACTTGCCGATAGAAATTGCTGCaaaaatttgcttcaaattcaaattcaaaattgtttattttgccaaaagtaaaaaatacatgTATCATTTAGTTACACTTAAAATACACAGttgacaaaaaaggaccaattcACGATTACAAAACCGGTAACAGTGACCGCTGAGCGGACGCCTGCGAAAGGACCCTTAACCTAATAAATAgctactataataaatacaaaaaataaattaaaaaaatagtacatatAAAGTAtgcaaagagaaataaataaaaaactacttaataaaataattcccaaaaaaaaaacaaatgaaaacaaaaaacaaaaagacaaattaaaagtaagagTTCTGAAGAGAATGGGAGCGCGCAGAAGGAAAACGAGTCTTGATGACAGTTAGATTTTAGGGATAAGTCAGGGCGTAGCAGAATATTAGAaacaatatgaaataaaaaaattaaaaaatcaaattaaaaataaaaaatctcaacattcaagttattataatattgatcttatttaagtacttaaatttatttatgtgacttttaaaacttataacctAGTCTGTTCTTCCAATAGGatcttatttattgaatttttaaaaaacaaaaattttgaattcctAAGGACTTGTGTCAAGCTATTCCACATTTTAACAGCAGTGTATGCAAAACTTTTTTCATAGCATGAAGTTCTATGGTGGGGTACAATATAGCTTTGGTCATTGGCGGTACGCTGTAGCCCTAAAGTAGTTCTTGGAAGcggtttaaatttttctaaaaggtagGGGGGTTTGCCAGTACTTATTACTCTGTGTATGAGacagtaaaaatgttgttttcgtCTGTTGGCCATATTTAACcaacctgactttttctatcgagggctgaagaaataaaatgagtcacattaCAGAGGTTAGTGATGCACTTGT from Anthonomus grandis grandis chromosome 8, icAntGran1.3, whole genome shotgun sequence includes:
- the LOC126739089 gene encoding tyramine beta-hydroxylase; its protein translation is MKMLKNRKFLVVLALCVLTFRGYVSCEKNDFKVFNISLNGDRTITLHWIVDYSKNNLAIEIHLPSQFTWFAFGFSNRGEPFPADYCLLWKNLNEELNLVDVWANEKGVIELDRHQDCIHFRHKETTSGITKFTFIRKFDTCDNRDYIIQDGTTHIVWSKGAEKFVTPKGLNISTLHKDSGMSRVTLLKNVHDNGELPPFVQILDLLTNEVQVPAVETTYWCKVFKLPHEFKKKHHIYQYEANIQDTSEGLVHHMELFHCEANANDVIPLYSGPCDAKDRPPKTQICKRVLAAWAMGALPFTYPEEAALPLGGKDFNQYVMLEVHYNNPGLISGVIDSSGIRFYVSDKLRKMDAGIIELGLEYTDKMAIPPGQNTFSLTGYCISSCTSIGLPAEGITVFGSQLHTHLTGVRVYTRHFDAYGRELPELDRDNHFSTHFQEIRRLKRPVKVLPGHVLMTHCDYDTLDRKNVTLGGFSISDEMCVNYIHYYPRAPLEVCKSSISDQALNTFFTYMNEWEDQQTSMFKPISENYNSIHWNKMRIQLLNEVYHEAPLSMQCNMSNGDRFPGYWENAPLPVALVPLPPPSRNCKLDERK